AAGTTCACCGAGAACCTGCAAATCATtcagtatacaaataaaacaatgacaCAATAGTCTTCTTCACtcacaaaataaacaagtaaaacagGAGGATTCCACATGtagaaaaaatgaaaatcaagaGCTCTTTTTGGTTAATTATAGGGATGTTACAGTCTGTTTACATCTTATAGTTGTCTAGCACTAGTGTTCGATGTACACCACCCCAGACAGTTTTTACGTGCATTTATGTAAGAAACGCCATATTTCAAGAAAGTCCATAACAACACTCAAACTCAActctgaaatactttgccaacCATACTGTAAATTTGTCAGTTTAAGTTTCCAAATAAAACACTCTGTTCTGTTTTAAACATACTCAATACATCATTTACCTGACAAATGTGCAAGTAGATCTCTCGTGCTGACGACACTAATCGGTCCAATGCATTGCCTCAGGCACGCAATGCTATCAGAGAAACCGGAAAACTTGCAATTTGGATTGGAACTTCTTGCAATAAAATGATGTTCAAAAGTGGGTTTATAAATAACGAATCAAAAAAGTAAAACGGACAAATTACTCAGAAGCAACATTGGCGTAACATAGCCTTGATTTGAGTGTTTGGAGTGATATCTTTCTGGAATGAATGGGCTTCAATGGGCAATACAAGCTGACCAAAAGCTGCATCTAAACATCAAAAGAAGCGAGGTATGCACATAAAAACTACTTCAGGTAGTTGACTATATCAAATACAAGTGCAAAACAACTATAAGATGTAAATAGAGTGTAACATCGCTTTAACTTTAAGTTCTATCACAGTGCGATGGTGCTCTAAACTAACAGATTTTGGAAGGCGAAGTAAAGACATTTTCCTATACAGTAGTGTTAGCCTTTCAATGAATACAGTTCTCCCTTGAAACCACAAAAAGTTAATGAAATTGCATAGAATATTGAGGCTCTTGTGACAACTAGGCAgatcacacaaatacaaatgtacacacaattacacactgtATCTGTGTCCAACTCACACACCATCATGCCTCAGATGGCAAACCAATCCTCCCCCCACTCAACCCTGACCTAATCAATTCCAGAATAAGTACAGCAGACAACCCCAGCCAGCCTCAACTGTCACTGTGAGGAGACTGGGAATGTGTTTATGAATGACAGTCTGTATGTAACCCAGCACCTTGTATCATCCTCTGACATTTGGTTTAAGGGGACTAATTCTTGTCTTGGTTTGTTTACTTACATGGTTAAGGTCTTTAAAGCATGGATACGCTTCAATGATCTTGGCAGGCCTGTCCTGGTCCTTGAGTGTGTCCGAATCGATGAATGCTCTTCTTGCCTCAAATTCCAAGTCGAGCAGTTGGGCAACTGCGTCTTTATTCGGTCTCTTGTACACTTCCTGAAGGGTTCTGTAGTGCCTTGCTTGAGCCTGTTGGCTATCCTGGTCTGTAGATCTGTTTTCATCTTGAAAGAGAAAGATGAGTTATTGTGCTTGCTAGTGCTGCAACAATTATtcaattaatcgattaatcgcaaattttgcttttatttattgttttatttcatgtgcCCACTTTCTTCTAATTTTTTAGACTAGGATCAAATTTGCTTTCTTCCTGCAGATGGAAACCCTGGCACGGTGACATGCTCTTTATGCAAACAGTCAGTGACTTACAACAGCACGACCGTTATACTTGACTCGCACCAAGCGATTTATATTTTGAAACAATGCCCTTTGTTGAATAGGTCACTGACTTGAAGATACCAAAAATATTTCATGTCTTTAGTTTCCtcaacaaataattattaaaaggaCTATTAAGATTTGAAAAAAACAGGTTGTTTGTTTAAAGTACATCACGCTGTGAAATGTAATAGAAACGTCAgaccatttttgttttgtcttacAAGTGTTGCGGTGTTTAGCGGAACGGAAAATCCACTGAAGTACATTTTTCAGACATTAGACCTTAAAGTAACTGCCTTGGCAAGGCGCCTAAATATGCCAAGGCTACAGGATGCTGTGTGGTCCAGCGGTTAAAGAAAAGGGCTTGTAACCAGAAGGTCcccagttcaaatcccacctcAGCCACTGACTCACTGTGCGTGAGCAAGTCATTTAACCTCCTTGTGCTCCGTCTTCGGGTGAGACTTAGTTGTAAATGACTCTGCAGCTGATGCATAGTTCATACACTCTAGTCTCTGTAAGTCGCCTTGGATAAAGTCGTCtgctaaataataatacagtttaCATTATTCTCGAAGTTCTCCAAGACAATAAGTGGTGCACTTACCGATTCTGTCAGAAAGATTCTGCAGTTTGGCGGTTACCCTTTCTGGTGTGCTGCTTCTAGCAGGAGAGGCATCTAATATCACAGTTGATGCACTTGAGTCAGCGTCATATTCTTCTGTTGATGTCCCATCACCCTGCTCACTTGATGTTCCAAAATCTATGCGCCGCCTTTTACGTCTACGGCCCCTCTCAGGTGTTGGGCCCTGTGTCCTTTGTGGAGACCTTATATTCTGAAGTCTCTTGTAAAGTTGTCTGAAGAGTGTTACCTATGGCATATTATGTCATGATTACATAATGCTTCCTGAAAAATGCATCCTCCAATTGGATTTAGATTTGACTAGACTGCTGTGAGAATCATGCTTAGACTAATCCTACGCTTTCTAATCCATGTGGGCATAAGTACATATACTTCCAGAGAAGAGTGGAGAAATGGTACAGAGCAATACTCTCCTTACACCAAGAAATACAGTTTAAGTATCTCAACTAACTAAACATCaggaattttattttactaagtCATTTATCTACTCACCCATGAATGTTTAGAGCCACCAGGCTTGTCTTGCAGCATGGGATAATATTCTACAAGTCTCTTAGCCATTGCAGTGATTTCTTCTTTTGAAGGATACCTGACATCTTCAGCCTCAACAGTTGCCCTCAGGATGGAGACCATGTTGGTCATGGTATTTCTCACCAGTCTGCACCGAAGTTCCTTTGACAGAGTGCAGCCCCCCTCTCTCCCAATGTTCTTCATTTCAAAGTAATGCTTGCGAACTTGCTCCAACTCATTGTCTGTGTAGATTACATACTCAGGGCTGGGTAGCTGTAAAACTTTCTTGGGAGTTGCTCTTTTCAGGGAGGTGGCTCCGTGGAGGTTTGTTTGGGGTGGCTCATTCGAAGGGGATGCAGAACTTCCATCACTAAGACTTTGTGGGTGTCCGGAGTTTGAGGCCTGCTCCTGTGAATATGTAAAGCCAAAGTTAAGAGACATAAGAGACATTTCACTCATAAATCCATGTCAGATGCTTTCCGACCTCAATTTATCTAATGCTAATATGAGTCCAATTCCCATGCCCTCAATTGTGTAGATCCAGCTACCTGCATCAACCccaaattaattgaaatgatgAGCACATAATAAAATCATGTTTGGATTGTATAGTGCACATCTTTCCCATTAATTTGAGGTTGAGATTATACTTGGCTACAAAGCAGATGACAAGGGACTTGGATCCATTATCCaaaaatttaaaagaatatCACACACTTGAATGACCACGACCGACCTTAGATACAAATcttgatttttaatttcataGTAAAAAATGGAACAAACGATGCTTTTCGCATATGCTTCTTCAGGTTCACTCTTACACCTTTTTGTTTTGGACTTGGATCCATTTTGACATTAAACTACCTTAAAAGGTCCATAAGCATCTAAATAATTGCAAGTGAAATGTCCTACTAAGAGGCAATGCACCAGCAATTACAGGGTATTATAAGCACATTTAAAGAATCAAGTCCACAACAATATGCATATAGGAAATTAGAGTTGAATTTATCAAAGCACATCTTGATGCTGCTAACGTAACATCAGTTTTGTCATATTTCACATGTCCTATTACAAGCCATATTTGTGAAATTGCCAACTCCAAATACAATTTTTGTTGTGCCAACCATTGAGCAGGCATTAAGACATTAGCTAATCTAGGTTGACCAGTctttacaagaaaaaaagagctactatataaatacaaagaTCTGGATCTACTTTGAGTTGTACCTAGATAAACTGCTGCCTTACCTCAGGATGAATCATTTGCCAGATACTTCTTCTCCTCAGAAAGTGCTCAGGGCCCGGAAAAGGTCCCTTATATCATCACGAGAAGGTGTGCAACAAGCCTTCACTAATGTTTGCAGCTGTTAGTACaaaacagtagagttgaacttACACATAAAGTAATAACAAAATGCGATAATGAACAGGAATAGCAGTCCTAATGCTACCTCTACATGTCATATACAAGTAAGAAACACATAGCTAGATTAACTTGGAGGTATCACCACGGGTATTATTACCAAATGACGAGTCAGACGTACGAAATAATGTAAATTTGGAATTTTTCTAACGACTCGTTTTCGATGTTAGAAGCCATTATGATAGAAAAGCGTGTCACCATTAGCCCCGCCCATTTTCTGACATCCACGCCTGTCCTCCTTCATAGGGTTCAACGCCATAATATaaattttcaaaatgtttacTATATTAACGCCCTCATATCTTTACAATCCGCTTGCTAATAAATGACGATTCTACTGTCACCGTAAagcaaattttaattttttcacatttctaaaTGACCCACAAAGAGCGGACCAGATGGAAAAGTTTAGACGATCTGCTTTTTAGTGAACACGCAAATTCAAATTTGAGGCACGACTTGCGGAattaagatttaaaaatattataccGTGGCCACGTGGCAGTATCTTACGCCATTTTGAGCTGCCACTGCAGCCATTTTTGTCTGACGCGGTGTTTTGAGTTcagtatatattaaataaacaagtaaaataaaaagttaattacACATGGTATGATTTCTTCAATTACTATAgtttactgaaatgtttttttttcaaatctgagtgtatattttttatcattttttcctgtttcaatAATCATTGAGTTGGTgatattttaaatcaaaatatgTGTAttgtgattaatattttttgttaaagacAAAATGAGACAGAATGCAACGTTAGCAAAGCCTGTGCTCATTTAGCTAACTGCACAGGGCACTACAGTTAGCACACGCTAATAAATCTTACCTTTTAAAATGGTCAGTGTTGTGTCATCCAACTTCTTGAAAGTGCCCATCTCCGACATCACTGATATCTAGGCGGAAAGACTAAGGTTAGATGAGGAGAAAAGGCTAGGTTACCtcctttaaaataatttaaaaatgagtcgatataaaatacacaatttctTACGCAAACTGAAGTTCAATACCTACTTCTATTTCACGCAAACAGTTCTGACTTCGTCTTATGACCACTGGATTCCAACGACTTTTTCAGTGACTGACTGCAGTTACAACTGCGCAGGTGAGAATGTGGGTAGCTAAAATTCAAACTACTGTAGTGAGGAGGGGTTCATCAATACATCACATTTCAACATTTGTTTGCTCTGGGATGTATTTCATGAGATTTAATAACAATTCAAAAGTAGATTCCCatctttatttacagtttattacgGTAatctaattgaaaaaaatatatgcattaTACTGATTTCCAGCTACTTAActacccccacccccacccccacttCATGACGGGTGGTATAAGCCAATTAGATCCGCGCGAGATCGAGAATAAGTAATTTTACTTTAGTGCGCAGCAGAGTACATACTGTGCTTAGGGACACTTCAAGAAGTTTTCCTTCCGAACTAGCTAATAGATTTTTTTGGCTCAACACGCTAGATAATCGTTTGACAGCTGCAATGAGTTGGCGGTGCGTGATTTGCTTTGTATTTATGACTTTATTTATTACGACTTTAAAGTCTCTTTTGAGCCACATCAACAGAGCACATGGTCGCAGTCCTGATTTTCGTGTCATTTGTGGTATCGATGGCTGCGCAGAAGAGTACAGGGTTTTCAACTCCTTTTACTATCATATAAAACGTACGCATACCTTATATCTGTCAACTGGATGCCCACCAAGAAGCGGGACTACAGAGACTAACCGAGAGTTAACTGAGCAACTCAACAGAGATCCTTCTCAAATCGGACTTGAGAACTTTGACACACCCATTTTTTCTGGTCGCACTAAACGCGAACCGCTGACTACAAACCTTGTTCATCAGCAAGCCCATGGAGTTGTCGTCTTTGAAGAGCCACAAGGATCAAATTCCACTGGCGACGCAGTCCCACCAATTAGCGACAAGCAGCGGGATTCGGATTCGGTGGCACAAAACACAGACATGGTaggtagctagctagctaagtACTGTAGCTAATAATATGAGGAATGTATGCTTGATTAATGTAAAGCTAACGTTTAAAGCTTAGAAAAGTGAACATAACTAAGCTAGAAACGTTTGGCTATTTTACTATAAAAGGTGCATCTTGGTGATCAGCAGTAGCAAGCTAACTAGCTACAGTGTTGGTCTAAAACtgtcaatatttaaaatttgaaatatgacaAAACTAATGCTAGATTGCCAGTACCAAGATGTGCTTTAATAAATTCAACTCAGATTTCCAATatgtgtattaaaatatttaaaactgccAATACAGGAGGGGTGTCATGCATCAGGTGAAGCGAATCTGACCAGACGTGCAACTGCCTTTGCCTTGAATATTCGGGAGAAATGCCATCTTTcacaggtattttttttttaagcatgagTTTGTATTAACTGGGGTTAATGTTGAGTCAGTCATTCCTCTGTGCATTATGTAGGCTTGGCCATATTATAGTAATAGTGAGAACTTTTAGTTTTAGAAGACTTAACACTGTTTTAAGtggtcaagtgtgtgtgtgtgtgtgtgtgtgtgtgtgtgtgtaggggtggtGGGGGTGTTTGTGACTGAATTAATGTGATCGATTCATCATAATTCtcaatgttttctgttttgttttttaccattATGTTTCAGAGGAGTGTCAACGACATCGTGTCTGGGGTGCAACAATATCAAGCTTCACTAGTGGATGTCCTGAAGAACCAAATGAAAAAGGTGTTTGAGAAGCATTCTGGGAGCATGGAGCAGTTACAAGCAGAGGCAATGGCAACATTTGACAATTTTACAGATCCTTTTCTCAGAGTTGCCACTACATACATGCAGAACCACACAATTCAGGAACTATTCAGCCCGGTCGAGCCTGAAGAAATAGTAATTTCTCACACAGCATGCAGGGTAAAAAGTGGAAATTCAAGGGTTCTTGCaatcaaaaagaaatgtttttactaTGTACCCTTACTCCAGAGTCTGGAACAGTTGTTTACTGACTCAAGGATTCTCTCCATGATAGCTATAGGGCCACAGAAGTGCAAAGATGGATTTTTGTATGACATAGTTGACGGCGAGCTTTTCAAGTCACACCCATTGTTCTCTGTCAGACCCACTGCTTTGCAGTTGATTTTGTATACAGatgaaattaaaatatgtaATCCCCTTGGATCACAtgcttcaaaaaacaaattGTTAATGGTTTACTATACATTGGGAAATATAGATCCTAAATATAGGTCTAAGCTAGCTGCAATTAGACTTCTTGCCATGGCTAAAGCAAATTACTTTACTCAGTGTGGTGTTGACATGATTTTGAAGAGAATACAGAAAGACTTAGATTTGTTGTATCATGGTGTAAAGATCCAGACTATCAATGGTAAAATGGACATGTTTGGTGCATTGATCTCCATTTGTGGTGACACTTTAGCCCAACAGGAGCTTGCTGGATTTAAGGAGGGAGTTGGGTTTGCATACAGCAAATGCAGGCACTCCGAATGTACGTTTGAAGACATGCAGAGGGAGTTTACTGAAAACAGTTTTGTCAGAAGGACATGCACGTCAGACAATGCCTTGAAATAGAGAAGGCCCGTACAGATTTTCTGAAAAATAGCCTCAAAACTACTTATGGGATTAATAGAAAAAGCAAACTTGTGGATTTTCCAGCCTTCGATCTTATACAACAAACACCACAAGATATTATGCATATTGTTCTAGAAGGCATTGCCCCCatggaaataaaatgtgtgttgaaACATCTAATTCTCTCAGGGGAGATGGACTTGGACATGTTCAATGATGCCATGCTGAGTTTTCCATACCCACCACTTGATATTTGAGACAGACCATGCCCGATCACTGTCAACACCTTGGCATCAAATGACAACAAACTTAAACAGTCTTCTGGTCAAATGCTGGTGCTCTTGAAAATATTGCCTTTTTTGATGAATAATGTTGAAGGAAATGTATATATGCAACTTATTCTTGAGGTTATAGAGATTACCCAGATACTTTTTGCTCCAGTAATTTCTCTTCAAACCATATCAAAACTCAGGTTACTAATTGAGCagcatttgaaacattttaagcAGCTTTTTCCAGATAACAATATAATACCTAAGCAACATTATTTGCTTCATCTTCCCACACAAATTATGACACTGGGCCCAATGGTAAGGCATATGTGCATGCGATTTGAAtcaaaacactgtttttttaagcaatgGTCTTCAGTTGAACTTCAAAATGTCTGCAAATCATTAGTGAAGCATAATCAGATGTTTGAATGTTCTCAAAATGTGAACGGCCCACAGCACCCCATTTTTTCAAGTGAGAGGGAATTGGGCCCAGTCTTGGAGGTAAAAAATATACAGCATGTTCAGGGAAAAATAAGAGACTTTGTTGGTGATGACAAAATTCAACATGTTGTTTCGGTCAAGTGGCTTGTTCTAAATGGAAATAAGTATACATGCAAGAAGTCTTTGATTGTTACCaaagtaaatgataatgttCCTGAATTCGGTCTTATACAAGACATCCTAGTGGTAAACTCATCATTCTATTGCTTTGAATATCAACCCTATGACACCTTGCACCTGAATAGAGATTTTCTAGCATATGAAGTTGACGTCCCAAACCTTGCCCAGGCAACTGAGTTGGTAGATGCTGAAAAACTAGTAGATTTTACATCCTACTACTCATTCAGTTTCAAAAGCAGTATGTACGTTCCAGTGAAATATTATCTTGGAGATGTCATTGCACTTCACAGATCCACTAATGACTCGTAAACAATGGGTAAAGCATCAGAGATGCCTACTgtaagaagtttttttttttttttcaaagtcttctgatttggagagagaaagcaaatgtatttttgaaGGGCGCCTCATATATTTCATGTGGTCAAAAAATTTTTTGTTGCTGTACAGTTATACTTATGTGCTTGTCACACACAAAGACCTAATGTGATCATTACACACCAATGAATTATGTGCTTATCACACAATGTATTGACCTCAGACAATACTGGTCTGTGGTTTTTGTCAATTAATGGTGATGCAACCATTCATAAATTTCTGAATAAAAGCAGTTTGATTCATATCTGgattatgatttgtttttatttaaatctaagTTAAGGCTGCTTGTATTGAGATTATTACTTATAAGGTTGCTTATATTAAGAAATCACCACAAATCTTATTCTTAAAACAAGACTTAATATCTTGAACTCCCTGTCATCAAAGTTGATTGCAGCTTTTCTCTCAAGAATATAACTTGTTTCACTTACAAATTGCCCTGCAGTAAGATGTTATATCTAAGTGAGATAACATAAGACAGACACCCTTAAAACAAGTGAAATAGTCTTACACACTCGGTGCTtgataagtaaataaatcttaaaataacaataataagatTTAAAGTCGGAATACAAGATAAATACACTTGttcagatttatattttttgcagtgtaggagcctgtggcagggactaaggacaataacggactatagAACACCAACTTTCAGAATGTGGATGCGGtcgcttctctggcagatgagctaaacaccttttatgcTCGTTTTGAGGCTGcggctaaccacgctagcggcacaaccagcgtgcacgctgagagagccggagaggtaaacacattcaccatctcggagcatgatgtgaggagggcattcaagagagtgaataccaggaaggcagcaggaccagatggcatcacaggtcgggttctaaAAGCCTGTGCCAGCTAGCActggtgttcactgagatattcaacctctcactggaacagtctgttgtcccctcatgtttcaaacagtccaccattgttcctgtcccgaagaaaccccagcccgcctgccttaatgactaccgccctgtagctctgacctcagtagtgatgaagtgcttcgagagactggtcagagacttcatcactgcctcactaccggacccactggacccactacagtttgtgtaccgtcagaaccgttcgactgaggacgcaattgcacatcttctccacactacaatcagccacctggacaaaagaaacaggaattacacaaagatgctgtttgtggactacagccCAGCATTTAACACTATAATTCCCTCGACACTCACCattaagttggaggtcctgggactcagcctgccgctgtgtcaatggatctctaacttcctaactgacagaccacaagctgtacgggtgggaaaacacacctcatccaccctcaccctaagcactggagctccccagggttgtgttctgagccccctgctgtactcactgtacacgtatgactgtgtggccacttccaactccaccaccatcatcaagtttgctgacgacactgttgtggtgggccggaTCTCCAAAAACGACGAGACCGCCTACCttcaggaggttaaaaacctggagagatggtgccaggagaacaaccttctcctgaacgtcagcaagactaaggagttgatcgtggacttcagcacgaagcaggagcggtcataccaaccactaaacatcaacgggaccccagtggtgagagtggacagtttccggtaccttggtgttcacatcacacaggacctgtcttagtcctgtcacatcaacaccctggtgaagaaggcccggcgtCTGTACCacctgagacgcttaagggactttaaacttctctctcaggtgctaaagactttttacacctgcaTCATTGAGatcgttctgacgggtagcatcacttcctggttcgtaaacagcaccatgcaggacaggcgagccctccagagggtggtgtgttcagctgaacgcaccatccacactgagctccctaacctgcaggacatctacggCACgtggtgcaggaccagagccaggaagattgtgaaggacctcagccatcccaataatggactcttttctctgttgcgttcggggaaaggccattcggagtttaaaccaggaaacacccaggatctaaaaactggcccactctccatCATCAGACCTTTTTTCCCTGCACATATCACACTTTCCGTGCTACGACACTTTagacactggacttgcacagcacagtgcactttacatttcatatttttatattcttatttttttataccacaccattccgcacaaggacactttacaccacaccttactgcacacggacacttatggacactttacaccacaccagaccgcacatggacactttatggacaatcaaaaccaTGCTTaatttgtttactgttgtttactgtttacacaACACCTGAGCATAGAAGTCCAATCTCTCTGGATAATCAGAGTATCGCAGTTTTGTCTTATCAcgactcttcttcttctcagaCAGAATGAGTTGAGGATGTGCTGTGTTGGGATCAAGAGTCAGATAACAGAAATCTAGAACAATAAAATGTCCACAGGTTAGAAGTTATTCACAGGATTTATAATAAGCGGGTGTGagacacctgtgtgtgtgtgtgtctgtgtgtgtgtgtgtgtgtgtgtgtgtgtgtgtgtgtgtgttacacctaCACTGCAGAAAATCTTTTCTGCTTTTTGGTTCTGATGGTAAACTCATCTGAACTTCTGTGGAGAAACAGAGACAAAATGAAGACAGAAAAATGACATGAAGAGACAACATTAATTTGGTATCTCACTGTGGAGAAATCTTCAGGTGTAATCGTATGCAAAAGCTCAAAATACACCTCGTCTGCCCACGAGCAATCAGAAACCTTTGCCTTCCTGGATATAAGCTCTTTCTGGATATAAGCTCTTGCTGGATAGAAGCTCTTTCTGACCCTCAGTCCTTCTCACTCTCTTTCCCACAACTTAACTGCAATGCAACCAATGGAAGAAGAAGGTAGAGGCTTTTGAGATGTGCTTTC
The DNA window shown above is from Silurus meridionalis isolate SWU-2019-XX chromosome 12, ASM1480568v1, whole genome shotgun sequence and carries:
- the LOC124394336 gene encoding uncharacterized protein LOC124394336, encoding MIHPEEQASNSGHPQSLSDGSSASPSNEPPQTNLHGATSLKRATPKKVLQLPSPEYVIYTDNELEQVRKHYFEMKNIGREGGCTLSKELRCRLVRNTMTNMVSILRATVEAEDVRYPSKEEITAMAKRLVEYYPMLQDKPGGSKHSWVTLFRQLYKRLQNIRSPQRTQGPTPERGRRRKRRRIDFGTSSEQGDGTSTEEYDADSSASTVILDASPARSSTPERVTAKLQNLSDRIDENRSTDQDSQQAQARHYRTLQEVYKRPNKDAVAQLLDLEFEARRAFIDSDTLKDQDRPAKIIEAYPCFKDLNHVLGELCRIVSKDNTAYIKEVKERWDTFQSQAIFYGIMKKVMKPPVTLNTEERAINMLKSLPAMFPSAVAPPKKLGRESEALLHVLMPSEDPNTYLQRRPLSCPVLIVDKENCMVAIGTTPVATFPKNHLHEGALYLMAYYALHLTYPKCIATLLSVLQTEVLQDEIHERDTTSSYRKAMAEWKKFIGE